The DNA segment TGCGTCCGCCGCCGCCTCGCGCGGCTACCGGCTGAAGCTCGTGATGCCGGAATCGATGTCGATCGAGCGGCGCAAGATGCTGGCCTTCCTCGGCGCCGAAATCATCCTGACGCCCGCGGGGCAGGGCATGAAGGCCGCGATCGCCACCGCCGAAGAACTGGTGCGCACGACGCCGAAGGCCGTGATGCCGCAGCAGTTCAAGAACCTCGCCAATCCCGAGATTCATCGCCGCACCACGGCCGAGGAAATCTGGAACGATACCGGCGGCAATATCGACATCTTTGTCGCGGGCGTCGGGACCGGCGGCACGATTACGGGCGTCGGGCAGGTGCTGAAGGCGCGCAAACCCTCGGTCAGGATTGTCGCGGTCGAACCGGAGGAAAGTCCGGTGCTCTCCGGCGGGCAGCATTCGTCGCACAAGATCCAGGGCATCGGCGCCGGCTTCGTTCCCGACATCCTCGATCGCTCCGTCATCGACGAGATCATCACGGTCAACAGCGCTGATGCGGTCGAGACCTCACGCGCCGTGGCGCGCAATGAGGGCATTGCCGGCGGTATTTCCTCGGGCGCTGCGATTGCGGCCGCGATCAAGCTTGGGCAACGTCCGGAAAACGCCGGCAAGACCATCCTTGCCATTGTCCCGTCGTTCTCGGAGCGCTACCTCTCAACCGTTCTGTTTGAAGGAATTTGACCTAGTGCGGCGAATTTGAAGTTCCTACTATCTTGCCGCGACCGCATTATAGGAACTTCAAATTCGTACGCCGCACTAGCAACCATGGATTGGCAGAGCTCCTTTGATTCCGAAGTTCGCATCAGAGGTAGCCGCGATAGCTTGCGAACTTCGGAACCGGAGCTCTGATGCCCGACCAGCCGCGGCGACCGCGAACCCTGAACGATGCCCGTACCGAAGCGGAGGCGGCATTCAAGAAGGTAACGAAGAAAGAGGCGGAAGCGCCGCCCAGGACGAACGCCGTTCCCGGCGTCAAGGAACTGGTGTCGCTACGGATCGACCAGGACGTGCTCGAATACTTCCAGGGGGGCGGACCGGGCTGGCAGGATCGGATCAACGAAGCCTTGCGCAAGGCCGCGGGGAAATAGCCGGTTAAGCCCTGATCTGCGCGGGCTTTGGTGCTGATGTCTTCAGGTTCAGAAGATTGCCGGTCAGAATGAGCAATGCGCCCAGGATCGTGAAAACGTCCAGCCGCTCGCCATACAGCAGCCAGCCCGCGGTCGCCGTCAGGGGCACGCGGAGGAAATCCATCGGCACCACGATCGTGGCGTCCGCGTAAAGCATCGCGCGCGCCATGCAGAAGTGCGAAAACGTCCCGCCGAAGGCGACCCCGATCGCGCAGGCCCAGACGTAGGGTGACGGCCAAACCCAGACATGAAGGGTAGGGAGTGCGCCCGCCAGCACCTGTATCGCCATCATCCAGAACACGATGGCAAGCGCCGGCTCCGTGCGGGTCAGCGATTTCATCATCACAACCGTGACGCCAAGGACAGCGGCAGCGGCCAGCACGATCAATTGGCCGACATTGACCTCACCCGCTGAGGGGCGGACGATGACGAAGACGCCGACGAGGCCGAGCGCGATCGCGGCCGCCTTCCACATCGTGATGCGTTCGCCCAGAAAGCTGGCGGCGAGGATGGCCGTCCAGATCGGCATGGTGAATTCGATCGACACCACCTGTCCCAGCGGAATCATCGTCAGCGCCAGGAACCAGCCGTACTGGCCGGCATAATGCAGGAAGGCGCGCGTTGCGTGCATCGGCAGCCGCGATGTTCGCAGCATCCCGAAGCCGCCGGCGAAGTAGATCGCGGGGCAAAGCATCAAAACGCCAAGGCCGGAACGGAGCTCCATGATCTGAAAGATATTGAGTTCGCGTGCCGCCTCGCGACCCGAGATCGCCATCAACAGCATCAGACTGAGGAAGCCCGCCATCCACAGCGCGGCTTTAAGTTTGGAAGGCGGTCGATCCATGGGAACGGCAAAACCGGCGATGCGAGGCAGGGGCTCTGGGCCGGGCCGGTATCAGCGAGCAAGCTTCCCTTTGCAACGCGCAAATATGCCGATGCTATAATGCGCGGCGGGATGAATCCCCTTGGGAAGACTTCATGCGCATGCTGTTGGATAACTCACGGCGCATGAAAAAGCCGGCAGGTCACCGTGATGGCGACCCGCCGGCCTTGGTCTGAAATCTGAAATCAGCTGCGCGTCAGCGAAATCGAAGCGCCCCTGAACTGGCTCTCAGCCCGGATTACCACCGACTGCTTGTTGCCGCGTGTCGTCAGCGAAATGTTCGCGTTAAAACCAGGCGCGCTGGCAACAACCTGAATCACGCCGCCACCCGCGCGGCCCTCGATATTGCCGTTGATGTTGCGGCTGGTCTCGCTCCAGCTGCCGGAAATTGCCGGACCCTGCGCGGTCACGTTGCTGGTCAGGTTGAACTTGTAGCTGTCGCTGGCGCAGGTCAGCGTCTGTTGCAGGCCAGAGCCTCCGGCGCCGACCGCGTAGGTCGCGCGGCAACGAATGCGCTCGGTCGAGCCGTCGTCCAGCGTGACCGTACCGCCGCCGCTCCAGACGCCGGCCATACCGGCGAAAGGTCCGCCGGCCTGCGCGTGACCGCTGTCGCTCCAGACGGAGGCTGCAAGCACGGTTGCGATCGCGAAGACCAGGCGACGCGTGACGCCGAAAGACTTCCTGGTATTGTTCAGACGCTCCATTCCAATTCCCCCATCGGCATTGTCACTACGCTGGCCGTCCGCATATGCACATTGATCGGTGAGAGCACAAGTCCCTCGGGTGCCGATGATGCCTTGGATACCAGCGCCGGCGAGAAAATTTTATCCCCCGTCCGTATGAGCGTCGAGTGGTCAGCCGGGCATCACGACGTGCTTTCGGTCATGTTTTCGACGATGAAAACATATTCCAGAACATGGATTTATGTCTGGAATCGAGTCTGGCAGGTCAACTCGTTGAAGGTATGCTTCGGGCGGCGTCCGCGGAAGCTAACTCGCGAGTGCCGGTGCGCTGGTCGCAAATTGCTCGTCCTGCGGCTTCGCCGGCAACGCGTTGTGAGCCCTCGCGTAGTCGATAACCTCGGCGAGCAATTTCTGGCCCATCGGCGCAAGAGCGCGCTCCCACAATTGCCGGGCCGTCTCGCCTTTCCCAACAAAACACCAGTCCTGTGCCGCGATCGCGCCGGCATCCATCCGATCCGCGAGATGATACACGGTGCCGCCGGCAATCGGGTCCTGCTCGCGGATGGTCCATTCGACGGCCGCGATCCCGCGATGGCGCGGCAACAGCGACGGATGATAGCCGATTCCGCCGAGGCGGGAGGCGGCCAGCGCTTCCCTGGCTATGCGCGCATGGCTGTGGGCGGTGACAATCAAATCGGTGCCACCGGCGATTTCGGAGGCGACTACCAGTTTCGGATTGGCCTGAACCACCACCTCGATGCCGGCCTCACGCGCAGCCATAGCCAACCGGTCTTCGGCATCCGCAACCACAACCCTGACGACGTCGACGTCATGCCCGCGCAGCATTTGCAGGGTCGTCACGCCGAAATGGCGAGAGCCGACGAGGGTAATCCGCATGATTTCTCTTCCGTCAGAACTAGGGCTAGTGTCCCGGTTCTGACATTCGTTTGATGCCGCGGCGGGCTCGTTTACGAATGTCAAATCCACCACACTGAAACGTCGATTAACATGCCGCAGGCCCCGGCGATCAGGCCGAAAACGGCAAGGGCAGGCTTATCAACAGACTGGATGAAGCGGGAACCAGCCGATGAGACAGGGTCAGCGTGAGGAGAATTTCGGGATTTTTTCCGCAAATCCGTTGAAGCACTTCAACCGCTCATCCTCCTCCTTGACGAAGCGGCAATCCATCACGCCGTTCGCCGCCCCGGCCTTCGCCTTTGGCGGCTTGGTGGGCGGGATCGCTGCATCGTAGCAGTCGAGCCGTTCCTTGCTCTCGTCCTCGATCTCGAGGCAGGCCAACAGCTTCTCGGCAAGGGATTTCGGGGGGCCGGCTTTCGGTGTCTTCGACTTGGCATGCACCGCCGGCTTTGCCGCGGGCGCCGGCGCATCGTCTTGCTGCGCCCAGGCAGCCGTTGCGGAGAATACGACGATCAAGGCAAGCAATTTTCTCATGTCCGGTCCTCTTTGGCCTCGAACCCCGATGCGCCGATCCGGATGCGTGCATCCGAAAGTGCCTGGCGGCGGGGCGGCCGGCGAATGTCAAATCTGCGACGTTAAGGTCTATAAAGCGAACGGCGGTCCTTGCAACACGAAGAAGCGCCAGTCCGGTGCAAAACCCGGCCCCAGCCAGGAAGTCCGCGGCGGCCGGATGTTTGTGGCAAGACGGCGGCATTGCATGTGCGTACGTGTCAAACGCGCCCGTTAACGTAGATTTCGACGCCCGGCTGATCCATAATGCCGCCTCTCGTGGCAGTGGAGAAATCAGTACCATGCGTGCTCTCAAGCGCTCGCGGATCGCCGTTCCCTTGATATCGATCGTGGCTGCTTTTGCGTTCTCGGCGCAGGCCCAGGAGCAACAGCAACACAAGCCGCCGCCGCAAGGGCAGGCGAAGCCGGCTGGGCCCGCGGTGCGTCAGGGGCCGCCTCGCGCCGGTCAAGGTCAAGGTCAGGCGTTCCAAGGTCAGGCGGTGCGCGGACCACAGGGCCAGCAAGGTCAGCGCTTTGTGCGCGGCAATTTCCCGACGCGAAATTTTGGTGGCCGGCCCTATCACGGACATCTGGCCTGGGAAGGCGGGCGGTGGCGTCACGAGATGCACAATGGCCGCTTTGGCTGGTGGTGGGATGTCGGCGGCGTCTGGTACTTCTACCCGCAACCCATGGATGGTCCTCCGGCCTACGTCTCGGATGTGGAGGTGATGGATGACGTCGCCGGCGGTCCGGACGACGACATGGACCCCGGACCGGGCTATCCGCCCCCCGCAGCGGCTTACGCACCGCCGCCGCCCCCGGGGCCGGATCCGGCGGCGGGTGCGGTTGGCGGTGCCATTGTTGGCGGCGTCCTCGGCGGCCTGATCAGTGGCCGGCCGGTGGGCGCAGCCGTCGGCGCCATCACTGGCGGAACCATCGGCGCCATTGCCGGAGCCCAGGCTGCGGCGCGGCCCGGCTATTATCTCGCCCAGGGCGGCTGCTACTACAAATATCCGTCGGGGCAGTACGCCCAGGTCGATCCGCGCAATTGTTATTGATGCGAATCAACCGGGTTCTTGGGTAGCGATGATGCCGGCGAGATTTCTCGCCGGCTTGGATGATCAGGCGGACCATGCGCAAGTCACCGTCGCCATCGTTGCCTTCGCTCAGCGTTCGGATCGATCTCGACCCGGAGGGGCGGATCGGTCCGGGCAAGATTCTTTTGCTCGAGAACATCAATAGCTGTGGCTCGATCTCCGCGGCCGGGCGGGCGATGAACATGTCCTACAAGCGGGCATGGGATCTGGTCGACGAAATCAATCGCATCTGCCAGCGCGCCGCGGTTGATCGGCAAACCGGCGGCAAGAATGGCGGCGGCGCCATGCTGACGCCGTTCGGCCTGTCGCTGATCGAACGCTATCGGAAAATCGAGCGGTCGGCCGAGAGCGCGGCGCGCAAGGAGCTGCAAGCCCTGCGCGCGGATATCGGCCATCGGACCAAGGGCTGACCGATCCTCGCCAGCCCGACTTCCTTCGGATGATCCTCGACATCTCATCCAGCCAGGCCCGCAGGCGTCGCAAGGTAACCGAATGCGGCGCTCCGTACGGTTGAAATCACAAATCCTGCTATAGGCAACTCAAATCGAATTTTGCCTTCCACTGTTGCTTGGCTGCACTTGTGGCCTCGTTATGTTCCATCTGATATATCGACCGTTGTGTTCGGCCAGACACAACGATTGGTAGCCGGAGCGCTCGCTCCGTCTACGGGGGTGGCCAACTTGGGGGTTTCAAAATGAAGAAAGCGCTCGCGATTGCGCTCGCAGTGACAGGTCTGGCGGGCACCGCCTACGCCGCGGACTGGGTGCCGCCGAAAGTACCGGACGTGATCCCGGACAACCTGACCTTCTGGGGCATCACGCCGATCGGCGTGCTCGACCTCGGTGGCGCCTATCAGACCAACGGCCGGCCGCTTGGCGCCGTGGTGTCGGGTCTCGAATATTCGCCGTTCACGACCACCCGCAACTACACAGGGCAGTCGATCGCGACGGTTCAACATAGCGCCCTTCAGCAGTCCTTCATCGGCGTGAAAGTCGAAGAGCCGCTGGGCGGCGACTGGAAGGCGATTGCGCGCCTCGACACCGGTGTCGATCCGCTGAGAGGCACGCTTTCCGACGGCTGTAGCTCGTTCCTGCAGAACGCCGGCATCGCTTACAACCAGCAGACTTCCAATGCCGACAGCGGCCGCTGCGGCCAGGCCTTCAACGGCCAGCTCTGGGGCGGCATCAGCAACAAGCAATACGGCACGCTCACCATCGGCCGGACCAATTCGTTCGAGCTCGACGGTATTGCGACCTACGACCCGATGGCGCTGTCCTACGCCCTCTCGCTGCTCGGCTATTCCGGCACGAACGGCGGCTCCGGCAGCACCCAAGCAGCGCGGTGGGATAATTCAGTGAAGTATGTCTACGACAACGGCCCGATCACGGCTGGTGCGATGTATTCCAACGGTGGCAATGCCACCGGTTTCTTCGGTGACGCTTACTCCTTCGTATTCGGCGGACATGTGGGTGGCTTCTCCGCAGAGGCGACCTACACCAAGGAACATGGCGTCGTGAACCTTCAATCGGCCGCCAACCTTCCGCTCAACGCCACGTCGCTCTTCGCGAACATGTCCGACGATCAAGAGATATCGGTCATGGGCAAGTATACTTGGGAATTTGGCCGGCCGGGTGGTGCGGCCTATTCGGGGTACACCAAGGCCGTCAAGGCCGAGCCGATGCCGGTCGACAAGTTCACGATTTTCGCCGGCTATTCCAACGTCCGCAATTCCAATCCGAAGACGCCGATCACCCAGGGTGACGCCGCCGGCGGGTACCTGCTTACAACGCTCGACAACAACGCCTTCACAACTGCGCGCGTCTTCGATTTCTACTGGGCGGGCGTGAAGTACGACTTCGCTTGGGGTCTGAGCCTCACTGGTGCGTACTACCACGTGAACCAGAACTCCTACATTGCCGACAACACCAACATTTGTCCGGCGGCTGGCGGCGCGAGCGCGATCACGTGCGCCGGCGGCTACGACCAGGTCTCGTTCCTGGCCGACTACGCCCTGAATAAGCATCTCGACGTCTATGCCGGCGCGACCTGGGCTCAGGTGAGCGGTGGCTTGGCGTCGGCTTTCCCGGGTAACCCCGGCACCAAGGTCCTCCAAGGCATCAACTTTTCTGGACCTGCGCCGGGTCACGACATCAGCACGGCCGCTGTCGTGACCGGCTTCCGCATCAAGCTGTAAGCCAACGGACCAGCGAAACCGAAACCGCCGTGAACCTCAGGGGTTCACGGCGGTTCTGTTTTCAGCTTCGGTATCGCTGGCTCTATCCGCCATTGCGATGGCGAATGAAGACGAAATTTTAAATCATTGATGATGTTATAAAAAGGCCGCACCGCCGCGCGGCCGAGTAGCCGGGCGCCGCCCTTTTTTCACCTACCCCAGAGAGCGAAAGCGCTCGGCTACTTCGAAAAGTCCAGCGTGACTGGTTTAAATGACGTGTCCATGACCGCGAACTCTGGAACTTTGTTCTCGGCAGGAGAACTACGGGAAAATCAGCCTGTTTTCGCGGAAATTTACCGCAACTCCTGCTTCGGCATCGTTGGGCCTGTCCGTCGCCACGCCAGCAATGAACTCGTGACCATCACGACCAGCGGGACGACAAGCGCCACGTAAGCGTTGTCGATGCCGAAGGGATTTCCCATCAAAAACCAGGCGATGGTGGCAACCATCGAACCGATGATGCTGAACAGCGCGCCGCCTTTGGTGCCGAGCCAAGGCGCGTAGAAGACGAGCAGCACCAGAACCGACAGAGAGGCCCTGATCGCTTTTGCAAGGAAGGTGATTTGCAGGACGTTCGGCGTGTAGATCGCAAGCGCGATCGGCAACAGGCCGACAACGACCGTCGTCACCCGTACGAAGACAAGCGACCGTCGCTCGTCATCTGCCGCGCTCACGAAGCGGGTGTAAAAATCCTTGTAGAGCAGGGTAGCCGTTGAAACGCTGATCGCGGAGATCGTGCCGAACAGCGAAGCTGCCAGTCCTGCGGCGACGATGCCTGCCATCGGGCCATTCATGTCGGCGATCAGTGCCGAGAAGGCGTTGATGGACTTGATGCCGGGATAGAGCATCAGTGAGCACATGCCGATCAGAGCGGTCGCGATGCCGAAGGGTATCAGCAGCAC comes from the Bradyrhizobium erythrophlei genome and includes:
- a CDS encoding BrnA antitoxin family protein; translation: MPDQPRRPRTLNDARTEAEAAFKKVTKKEAEAPPRTNAVPGVKELVSLRIDQDVLEYFQGGGPGWQDRINEALRKAAGK
- a CDS encoding winged helix-turn-helix domain-containing protein — protein: MRKSPSPSLPSLSVRIDLDPEGRIGPGKILLLENINSCGSISAAGRAMNMSYKRAWDLVDEINRICQRAAVDRQTGGKNGGGAMLTPFGLSLIERYRKIERSAESAARKELQALRADIGHRTKG
- the cysK gene encoding cysteine synthase A, giving the protein MDESSTTRAAQHCGRGRVFDSIVEAIGNTPIVRLQRLPRERGANATILAKLEYFNPAASVKDRIGVAMIVAMEKAGLIDSDTVLIEPTSGNTGIALASAAASRGYRLKLVMPESMSIERRKMLAFLGAEIILTPAGQGMKAAIATAEELVRTTPKAVMPQQFKNLANPEIHRRTTAEEIWNDTGGNIDIFVAGVGTGGTITGVGQVLKARKPSVRIVAVEPEESPVLSGGQHSSHKIQGIGAGFVPDILDRSVIDEIITVNSADAVETSRAVARNEGIAGGISSGAAIAAAIKLGQRPENAGKTILAIVPSFSERYLSTVLFEGI
- a CDS encoding formyltransferase family protein, producing the protein MRITLVGSRHFGVTTLQMLRGHDVDVVRVVVADAEDRLAMAAREAGIEVVVQANPKLVVASEIAGGTDLIVTAHSHARIAREALAASRLGGIGYHPSLLPRHRGIAAVEWTIREQDPIAGGTVYHLADRMDAGAIAAQDWCFVGKGETARQLWERALAPMGQKLLAEVIDYARAHNALPAKPQDEQFATSAPALAS
- a CDS encoding porin, producing the protein MKKALAIALAVTGLAGTAYAADWVPPKVPDVIPDNLTFWGITPIGVLDLGGAYQTNGRPLGAVVSGLEYSPFTTTRNYTGQSIATVQHSALQQSFIGVKVEEPLGGDWKAIARLDTGVDPLRGTLSDGCSSFLQNAGIAYNQQTSNADSGRCGQAFNGQLWGGISNKQYGTLTIGRTNSFELDGIATYDPMALSYALSLLGYSGTNGGSGSTQAARWDNSVKYVYDNGPITAGAMYSNGGNATGFFGDAYSFVFGGHVGGFSAEATYTKEHGVVNLQSAANLPLNATSLFANMSDDQEISVMGKYTWEFGRPGGAAYSGYTKAVKAEPMPVDKFTIFAGYSNVRNSNPKTPITQGDAAGGYLLTTLDNNAFTTARVFDFYWAGVKYDFAWGLSLTGAYYHVNQNSYIADNTNICPAAGGASAITCAGGYDQVSFLADYALNKHLDVYAGATWAQVSGGLASAFPGNPGTKVLQGINFSGPAPGHDISTAAVVTGFRIKL
- a CDS encoding DMT family transporter, whose translation is MDRPPSKLKAALWMAGFLSLMLLMAISGREAARELNIFQIMELRSGLGVLMLCPAIYFAGGFGMLRTSRLPMHATRAFLHYAGQYGWFLALTMIPLGQVVSIEFTMPIWTAILAASFLGERITMWKAAAIALGLVGVFVIVRPSAGEVNVGQLIVLAAAAVLGVTVVMMKSLTRTEPALAIVFWMMAIQVLAGALPTLHVWVWPSPYVWACAIGVAFGGTFSHFCMARAMLYADATIVVPMDFLRVPLTATAGWLLYGERLDVFTILGALLILTGNLLNLKTSAPKPAQIRA